A window of the Echeneis naucrates chromosome 3, fEcheNa1.1, whole genome shotgun sequence genome harbors these coding sequences:
- the usp47 gene encoding ubiquitin carboxyl-terminal hydrolase 47 isoform X3 produces MEMVPSEENQFVPKEASLDHNSEMSLSESGFEPGGKKNFLHLTDKDGEQPQIASVTDSSGVDDSSQERFIGPLPRESTAGCSGDYSSPSYTYSSILSKSDTGYVGLVNQAMTCYLNSLLQTLFMTPEFRNALYNWEFEESEEDPVTSIPYQLQRLFVLLQTSKKRAIETTDVTRSFGWDSSEAWQQHDIQELCRVMFDALEQKWKQTEQADLINQLYQGKLKDYVHCLECGYESWRIDTYLDIPLVIRPFGASQAYGSVEEALQAFIQPETLDGPNQYFCERCKKKCDARKGLRFLHFPYLLTLQLKRFDFDYTTMHRIKLNDRMTFPEELDMSPFIDVEDEKSPQTESCTDSGAENEGSCHSDQMSNDFSTDDCVDEGICLDSTGSTERVLKPKSLLTFELFSVMVHSGSAAGGHYYACIKSFSDGQWYSFNDQHVSKITQDDIRKTYGGSSGSRGYYSSAFASSTNAYMLIYRLKDPSRNAKYLAVDDFPEHIKSLVQKEKESEEQEKRQREIERNTCKIKLFCMHPVRMMMESKLEVHKDKSLREATEMAYKLMELEGIVPLDCCRLVKYDEFHEYLERSYEGEEDTLMGLLLGGVKSSYMFDLLLETRRPEQVFQPYKPGEVMVKVHVVDLKSEAIASPISVRAYLNQTITEFKQLIAQATGLSAETMRVVLERCYNDLRLLYVPNKTLKAEGFFRSNKVFVESSESSDHQVAFTDSVLWKLLDRHGNTIRLLVLLPEQSPGTLANRTQKVRGDSDVIFDGTKGNRKSVEAILEESTEKLKNLSLQQQQQGSSTSDSQKSSDASDFEHIESPTQEADSNSSLCVAADNRELENRIRASAGSSGGASSDQENHFACEERSDSEVNNDRSTSSVDSDILSSSHSSDTLCNADSGPIQLANGLDSHSITSSRRSKAHEGKKETWDTAEEDSGTDSEYDDNGKSKTEAQYLYFRAEPCSQEDTSWDAQKCLVVHVDKRITLAAFKLNVEPYVGVTSTQFKVFRVYANNQEFESVRLNETLSSFSDDNKITIRLGRALKKGEYRVKVYQLLVNEPEPCKFLVDTVFAKGMTVRQSKEELLPQLKEQCKLDISIDRVRLRKKTWKNPGTVFLDYHVYEEDISISSNWEVFLEVLNEPEKMKSMSELAILTRRWSPATMKLGPFQEVILESSSVEELKEKLSEMSSIPLENLEFAKGRGTFPCDISVLEIHQDLDWNPKVSTLNVWPLYICDDGAVVFYRDSTEEPMELSDDERNELMKKESSRLLKTGHRVSYSPRKEKALKIYLDGGPAKDPGQD; encoded by the exons ATGGAAATGGTGCCTAGCGAGGAGAACCAGTTCGTACCCAAAGAG GCATCACTGGACCATAACAGTGAGATGTCCCTCTCAGAATCTGGGTTTGAGCCTGGTGGTAAGAAAAATTTCCTCCATCTTACAGACAAGGATGGAGAGCAACCACAGATTGCATCAGTGA CTGATAGCAGTGGAGTAGATGACAGTTCCCAGGAGCGGTTTATTGGGCCCCTTCCTAGAGAAAGCACTGCAGGCTGCAGTGGTGACTACAGTAGTCCATCTTACACCTACTCATCCATTCTCAGCAAATCTGATACAG GTTATGTGGGCTTAGTTAACCAAGCTATGACCTGTTATTTGAACAGTCTTCTACAAACTCTGTTCATGACTCCAGAGTTCAGAAATGCACTCTACAA CTGGGAATTTGAGGAGTCTGAGGAGGATCCAGTCACTAGTATCCCTTACCAGCTGCAAAGGCTGTTTGTTCTACTCCAAACTAGTAAGAAACGAGCGATTGAGACCACTGATGTAACACGAAGCTTTGGCTGGGACAGTAGTGAAG CCTGGCAACAGCATGACATCCAGGAGCTGTGTAGAGTCATGTTTGATGCCCTGGAGCAAAAGtggaaacaaacagagcag GCTGACCTGATCAACCAGCTGTACCAGGGGAAGCTGAAGGATTATGTCCACTGTCTGGAGTGTGGTTACGAGAGCTGGAGGATTGATACTTACCTGGACATCCCCCTTGTAATCAGACCCTTTGGCGCCAGCCAGGCCTATGGCAGTGTG GAAGAGGCTTTGCAGGCATTCATCCAACCAGAAACTCTGGATGGGCCCAACCAGTACTTCTGTGAACGCTGCAAAAAGAAGTGTGATGCCAGGAAG GGTCTGAGATTTCTGCACTTTCCCTACCTGCTGACACTACAGCTGAAACGCTTTGATTTTGACTACACCACTATGCATCGCATCAAACTGAATGACCGCATGACTTTCCCTGAAGAGCTTGACATGAGTCCATTCATTGATGTGGAAGACGAG AAGTCTCCTCAGACAGAGAGCTGCACTGACAGTGGAGCAGAGAATGAAGGCAGTTGCCACAGCGATCAGATGAGCAATGATTTTTCCACTGATGATTGTGTGGATGAGGGCATCTGCTTGGACAGCACCGGCAGCACAGAGAGGGTCTTGAAGCCAAAG AGTTTGTTGACCTTTGAGCTGTTCTCTGTCATGGTGCATTCTGGGAGCGCTGCGGGTGGCCACTACTACGCTTGCATCAAATCTTTCAGTGATGGCCAGTGGTACAGTTTCAATGATCAGCATGTGAGCAAG ATTACCCAAGATGATATCAGGAAAACATATGGGGGGTCCTCAGGGAGCAGAGGCTATTATTCCAGTGCCTTTGCAAG CTCTACAAATGCATATATGCTGATTTATAGATTGAAAGATCCCTCAAGGAATGCAA AATATTTAGCTGTGGATGACTTCCCAGAGcacataaagagtttggttcaAAAGGAGAAAGAGTCTGAAGAGCAGGAAAAACGACAGAGAGAGATTGAGCGGAATACCTGCAAG ATCAAGCTTTTCTGCATGCATCCTGTAAGGATGATGATGGAGAGCAAACTGGAAGTGCACAAAGACAAATCTCTCAGAGAGGCAACAGAGATGGCTTACAAG TTGATGGAGCTAGAAGGCATTGTCCCTCTGGACTGTTGTCGCCTAGTCAAGTACGATGAGTTCCACGAGTACCTGGAGCGCTCTTATGAAGGTGAGGAGGACACACTGATGGGGCTCCTGCTGGGAGGAGTCAAGTCTTCATACATGTTCGACTTGCTACTAGAGACGCGCAGACCGGAGCAAGTGTTCCAGCCTTACAAACCGGGAG AGGTGATGGTGAAAGTTCATGTAGTGGATCTGAAGAGTGAGGCAATTGCCTCTCCAATCAGTGTTCGGGCGTACCTGAACCAGACGATCACTGAATTCAAACAGCTTATTGCACAG GCTACAGGGTTATCTGCAGAAACCATGCGTGTGGTGCTGGAGCGCTGCTACAATGACCTCCGGCTGCTTTATGTCCCAAACAAGACGCTGAAAGCTGAAGGGTTCTTCAGGAGTAACAAG gtGTTCGTAGAGAGCTCTGAGTCAAGCGATCATCAGGTTGCTTTCACTGATTCCGTTTTGTGGAAACTGTTGGATCGTCATGGTAATACGATTCGTCTCTTGGTCTTACTGCCTGAGCAGTCTCCTGGTACCTTGGCCAACAGAACTCAAAAAGTCAGAGGTGACTCTGATGTGATCTTTGATGGAACAAAGGGCAACAGGAAATCTGTGGAAGCTATTCTCGAGGAGAGCACAGAAAAATTAAagaatctgtctctgcagcagcaacagcagggCTCCAGCACCAGCGACAGCCAGAAAAGCTCTGATGCCAGCGACTTTGAACATATTGAGTCCCCAACCCAAGAGGCTGACTCAAACTCTTCACTATGCGTGGCTGCAGACAACAGAGAGTTAGAGAACCGGATCAGGGCCTCAGCTGGGAGCAGCGGTGGGGCCTCCTCTGACCAGGAGAACCACTTTGCCTGTGAGGAGCGCTCAGACTCTGAGGTGAACAATGACCGCAGCACCAGTTCAGTGGATAGTGACATCCTCAGCTCTAGCCACAGTAGTGACACACTGTGTAATGCAGACAGTGGGCCTATACAGTTGGCCAATGGTCTGGACTCACACAGCATCACAAGTAGCCGCCGCTCCAAAGCCCACGAGGGCAAAAAGGAGACCTGGGACACTGCTGAAGAGGACTCTGGAACAGACAGCGAGTACGATGACAATGGGAAGAGCAAGACAGAGGCCCAGTATCTTTACTTCAGAGCAGAACCTTGTTCCCAGGAGGACACTTCATGGGACGCACAGAAAT GTTTAGTAGTTCATGTGGACAAGAGGATAACATTAGCAGCATTTAAACTGAACGTGGAGCCCTATGTGGGCGTAACCTCAACCCAGTTCAAGGTGTTTCGGGTGTATGCCAACAACCAGGAGTTTGAGAGTGTACGGCTGAATGAAACGCTCTCATCATTCTCTGATGATAACAAG ATAACCATTCGACTAGGAAGAGCACTGAAAAAGGGCGAATACAGAGTTAAAGTGTATCAACTGCTAGTGAATGAACCAGAG CCCTGTAAGTTCCTTGTGGATACAGTGTTTGCCAAGGGCATGACTGTCAGACAGTCCAAAGAGGAGCTGCTTCCTCAGTTGAAAGAGCAGTGCAAGCTTGACATCAGCATTGACAG GGTTCGTCTCAGGAAAAAGACCTGGAAGAATCCAGGGACAGTGTTTCTGGATTACCATGTCTATGAAGAAGACATCAGCATCTCCTCCAATTGGGAAGTCTTCCTGGAAGTCCTTAATG AACCAGAAAAGATGAAGTCCATGTCGGAGCTGGCTATTCTGACCCGGCGATGGAGCCCAGCTACAATGAAACTAGGGCCATTTCAGGAAGTGattttggagagcagcagcgtAGAAGAACTTAAAGAGAAG CTCAGTGAAATGAGTAGTATTCCTCTTGAAAACCTGGAGTTTGCAAAG GGCAGAGGAACGTTTCCTTGTGATATTTCTGTGTTGGAGATCCATCAGGATTTGGACTGGAACCCAAAGGTGTCAACTCTTAATGTGTGGCCTCTGTACATCTGTG
- the usp47 gene encoding ubiquitin carboxyl-terminal hydrolase 47 isoform X1, with translation MEMVPSEENQFVPKEIQNAAEEPRVLCIIQDTTSAKTVNERLTLNLPASTTLSRLYEDVSHKAGYVNGTFDLAWGNMPDMASLDHNSEMSLSESGFEPGGKKNFLHLTDKDGEQPQIASDESGTADSSGVDDSSQERFIGPLPRESTAGCSGDYSSPSYTYSSILSKSDTGYVGLVNQAMTCYLNSLLQTLFMTPEFRNALYNWEFEESEEDPVTSIPYQLQRLFVLLQTSKKRAIETTDVTRSFGWDSSEAWQQHDIQELCRVMFDALEQKWKQTEQADLINQLYQGKLKDYVHCLECGYESWRIDTYLDIPLVIRPFGASQAYGSVEEALQAFIQPETLDGPNQYFCERCKKKCDARKGLRFLHFPYLLTLQLKRFDFDYTTMHRIKLNDRMTFPEELDMSPFIDVEDEKSPQTESCTDSGAENEGSCHSDQMSNDFSTDDCVDEGICLDSTGSTERVLKPKSLLTFELFSVMVHSGSAAGGHYYACIKSFSDGQWYSFNDQHVSKITQDDIRKTYGGSSGSRGYYSSAFASSTNAYMLIYRLKDPSRNAKYLAVDDFPEHIKSLVQKEKESEEQEKRQREIERNTCKIKLFCMHPVRMMMESKLEVHKDKSLREATEMAYKLMELEGIVPLDCCRLVKYDEFHEYLERSYEGEEDTLMGLLLGGVKSSYMFDLLLETRRPEQVFQPYKPGEVMVKVHVVDLKSEAIASPISVRAYLNQTITEFKQLIAQATGLSAETMRVVLERCYNDLRLLYVPNKTLKAEGFFRSNKVFVESSESSDHQVAFTDSVLWKLLDRHGNTIRLLVLLPEQSPGTLANRTQKVRGDSDVIFDGTKGNRKSVEAILEESTEKLKNLSLQQQQQGSSTSDSQKSSDASDFEHIESPTQEADSNSSLCVAADNRELENRIRASAGSSGGASSDQENHFACEERSDSEVNNDRSTSSVDSDILSSSHSSDTLCNADSGPIQLANGLDSHSITSSRRSKAHEGKKETWDTAEEDSGTDSEYDDNGKSKTEAQYLYFRAEPCSQEDTSWDAQKCLVVHVDKRITLAAFKLNVEPYVGVTSTQFKVFRVYANNQEFESVRLNETLSSFSDDNKITIRLGRALKKGEYRVKVYQLLVNEPEPCKFLVDTVFAKGMTVRQSKEELLPQLKEQCKLDISIDRVRLRKKTWKNPGTVFLDYHVYEEDISISSNWEVFLEVLNEPEKMKSMSELAILTRRWSPATMKLGPFQEVILESSSVEELKEKLSEMSSIPLENLEFAKGRGTFPCDISVLEIHQDLDWNPKVSTLNVWPLYICDDGAVVFYRDSTEEPMELSDDERNELMKKESSRLLKTGHRVSYSPRKEKALKIYLDGGPAKDPGQD, from the exons ATGGAAATGGTGCCTAGCGAGGAGAACCAGTTCGTACCCAAAGAG ATACAGAATGCAGCTGAAGAGCCCAGAGTGCTGTGCATAATCCAAGACACAACCAGTGCAAAAACAGTCAATGAGAGGCTGACTCTAAACCTGCCTGCTTCCACAACCCTCTCAAGACTTTATGAAGATGTATCCCACAAAGCAGGATATGTGAATGGAACCTTTGACCTTGCCTGGGGAAATATGCCAGACATG GCATCACTGGACCATAACAGTGAGATGTCCCTCTCAGAATCTGGGTTTGAGCCTGGTGGTAAGAAAAATTTCCTCCATCTTACAGACAAGGATGGAGAGCAACCACAGATTGCATCA gatGAGTCAGGAACAGCTGATAGCAGTGGAGTAGATGACAGTTCCCAGGAGCGGTTTATTGGGCCCCTTCCTAGAGAAAGCACTGCAGGCTGCAGTGGTGACTACAGTAGTCCATCTTACACCTACTCATCCATTCTCAGCAAATCTGATACAG GTTATGTGGGCTTAGTTAACCAAGCTATGACCTGTTATTTGAACAGTCTTCTACAAACTCTGTTCATGACTCCAGAGTTCAGAAATGCACTCTACAA CTGGGAATTTGAGGAGTCTGAGGAGGATCCAGTCACTAGTATCCCTTACCAGCTGCAAAGGCTGTTTGTTCTACTCCAAACTAGTAAGAAACGAGCGATTGAGACCACTGATGTAACACGAAGCTTTGGCTGGGACAGTAGTGAAG CCTGGCAACAGCATGACATCCAGGAGCTGTGTAGAGTCATGTTTGATGCCCTGGAGCAAAAGtggaaacaaacagagcag GCTGACCTGATCAACCAGCTGTACCAGGGGAAGCTGAAGGATTATGTCCACTGTCTGGAGTGTGGTTACGAGAGCTGGAGGATTGATACTTACCTGGACATCCCCCTTGTAATCAGACCCTTTGGCGCCAGCCAGGCCTATGGCAGTGTG GAAGAGGCTTTGCAGGCATTCATCCAACCAGAAACTCTGGATGGGCCCAACCAGTACTTCTGTGAACGCTGCAAAAAGAAGTGTGATGCCAGGAAG GGTCTGAGATTTCTGCACTTTCCCTACCTGCTGACACTACAGCTGAAACGCTTTGATTTTGACTACACCACTATGCATCGCATCAAACTGAATGACCGCATGACTTTCCCTGAAGAGCTTGACATGAGTCCATTCATTGATGTGGAAGACGAG AAGTCTCCTCAGACAGAGAGCTGCACTGACAGTGGAGCAGAGAATGAAGGCAGTTGCCACAGCGATCAGATGAGCAATGATTTTTCCACTGATGATTGTGTGGATGAGGGCATCTGCTTGGACAGCACCGGCAGCACAGAGAGGGTCTTGAAGCCAAAG AGTTTGTTGACCTTTGAGCTGTTCTCTGTCATGGTGCATTCTGGGAGCGCTGCGGGTGGCCACTACTACGCTTGCATCAAATCTTTCAGTGATGGCCAGTGGTACAGTTTCAATGATCAGCATGTGAGCAAG ATTACCCAAGATGATATCAGGAAAACATATGGGGGGTCCTCAGGGAGCAGAGGCTATTATTCCAGTGCCTTTGCAAG CTCTACAAATGCATATATGCTGATTTATAGATTGAAAGATCCCTCAAGGAATGCAA AATATTTAGCTGTGGATGACTTCCCAGAGcacataaagagtttggttcaAAAGGAGAAAGAGTCTGAAGAGCAGGAAAAACGACAGAGAGAGATTGAGCGGAATACCTGCAAG ATCAAGCTTTTCTGCATGCATCCTGTAAGGATGATGATGGAGAGCAAACTGGAAGTGCACAAAGACAAATCTCTCAGAGAGGCAACAGAGATGGCTTACAAG TTGATGGAGCTAGAAGGCATTGTCCCTCTGGACTGTTGTCGCCTAGTCAAGTACGATGAGTTCCACGAGTACCTGGAGCGCTCTTATGAAGGTGAGGAGGACACACTGATGGGGCTCCTGCTGGGAGGAGTCAAGTCTTCATACATGTTCGACTTGCTACTAGAGACGCGCAGACCGGAGCAAGTGTTCCAGCCTTACAAACCGGGAG AGGTGATGGTGAAAGTTCATGTAGTGGATCTGAAGAGTGAGGCAATTGCCTCTCCAATCAGTGTTCGGGCGTACCTGAACCAGACGATCACTGAATTCAAACAGCTTATTGCACAG GCTACAGGGTTATCTGCAGAAACCATGCGTGTGGTGCTGGAGCGCTGCTACAATGACCTCCGGCTGCTTTATGTCCCAAACAAGACGCTGAAAGCTGAAGGGTTCTTCAGGAGTAACAAG gtGTTCGTAGAGAGCTCTGAGTCAAGCGATCATCAGGTTGCTTTCACTGATTCCGTTTTGTGGAAACTGTTGGATCGTCATGGTAATACGATTCGTCTCTTGGTCTTACTGCCTGAGCAGTCTCCTGGTACCTTGGCCAACAGAACTCAAAAAGTCAGAGGTGACTCTGATGTGATCTTTGATGGAACAAAGGGCAACAGGAAATCTGTGGAAGCTATTCTCGAGGAGAGCACAGAAAAATTAAagaatctgtctctgcagcagcaacagcagggCTCCAGCACCAGCGACAGCCAGAAAAGCTCTGATGCCAGCGACTTTGAACATATTGAGTCCCCAACCCAAGAGGCTGACTCAAACTCTTCACTATGCGTGGCTGCAGACAACAGAGAGTTAGAGAACCGGATCAGGGCCTCAGCTGGGAGCAGCGGTGGGGCCTCCTCTGACCAGGAGAACCACTTTGCCTGTGAGGAGCGCTCAGACTCTGAGGTGAACAATGACCGCAGCACCAGTTCAGTGGATAGTGACATCCTCAGCTCTAGCCACAGTAGTGACACACTGTGTAATGCAGACAGTGGGCCTATACAGTTGGCCAATGGTCTGGACTCACACAGCATCACAAGTAGCCGCCGCTCCAAAGCCCACGAGGGCAAAAAGGAGACCTGGGACACTGCTGAAGAGGACTCTGGAACAGACAGCGAGTACGATGACAATGGGAAGAGCAAGACAGAGGCCCAGTATCTTTACTTCAGAGCAGAACCTTGTTCCCAGGAGGACACTTCATGGGACGCACAGAAAT GTTTAGTAGTTCATGTGGACAAGAGGATAACATTAGCAGCATTTAAACTGAACGTGGAGCCCTATGTGGGCGTAACCTCAACCCAGTTCAAGGTGTTTCGGGTGTATGCCAACAACCAGGAGTTTGAGAGTGTACGGCTGAATGAAACGCTCTCATCATTCTCTGATGATAACAAG ATAACCATTCGACTAGGAAGAGCACTGAAAAAGGGCGAATACAGAGTTAAAGTGTATCAACTGCTAGTGAATGAACCAGAG CCCTGTAAGTTCCTTGTGGATACAGTGTTTGCCAAGGGCATGACTGTCAGACAGTCCAAAGAGGAGCTGCTTCCTCAGTTGAAAGAGCAGTGCAAGCTTGACATCAGCATTGACAG GGTTCGTCTCAGGAAAAAGACCTGGAAGAATCCAGGGACAGTGTTTCTGGATTACCATGTCTATGAAGAAGACATCAGCATCTCCTCCAATTGGGAAGTCTTCCTGGAAGTCCTTAATG AACCAGAAAAGATGAAGTCCATGTCGGAGCTGGCTATTCTGACCCGGCGATGGAGCCCAGCTACAATGAAACTAGGGCCATTTCAGGAAGTGattttggagagcagcagcgtAGAAGAACTTAAAGAGAAG CTCAGTGAAATGAGTAGTATTCCTCTTGAAAACCTGGAGTTTGCAAAG GGCAGAGGAACGTTTCCTTGTGATATTTCTGTGTTGGAGATCCATCAGGATTTGGACTGGAACCCAAAGGTGTCAACTCTTAATGTGTGGCCTCTGTACATCTGTG